A stretch of Aedes aegypti strain LVP_AGWG chromosome 2, AaegL5.0 Primary Assembly, whole genome shotgun sequence DNA encodes these proteins:
- the LOC110676428 gene encoding uncharacterized protein LOC110676428 isoform X2 yields MSFAKSNPSKQHNPKYVSYLINKPKTKHKAFPLRANPNKYDAFMSDLGISGYTHFEKAVIRDLEKREEQKVEATIHTLFENPNIAIEKLPNLTHHSNFNLKDLQKVAASDLHIVSLQKDNNTNQILHFNKTKNQLNKAIPMKQQNNLKLIDKEVDFSKLEDKEIGFLVNEKLNASFLKNINTYRKNQKTSSPIDSARDREQKTARIKYFSDSANPLTTTMLPKINKKTLDGRTSRLRVSLPKTLDIKTNDICNKSHMWYKHNHSNNNLDATTPFPATSTPTQFNISKRSKKHVSYGQTILKKSLETRHKVSKRKKLDGNVNIKRYRGSIKFKDHLHDDIVDF; encoded by the coding sequence ATGTCTTTTGCAAAATCTAATCCTTCTAAACAACATAATCCAAAATATGTTTCGTACTTGATCAACAAAccgaaaacaaaacataaagCATTTCCTCTTAGGGCCAATCCAAATAAATACGATGCTTTTATGTCAGACTTAGGAATATCAGGATATACACATTTTGAAAAAGCTGTAATTCGGGATTTAGAAAAACGAGAAGAACAAAAAGTGGAAGCTACTATACACacattatttgaaaatccaaacatcgctattgaaaaattaccaaatttaaCCCATCATtcgaattttaatttgaaagatCTTCAAAAAGTTGCTGCATCTGATTTACATATAGTTAGTCTTCAGAAAGACAATAATACGAATCAAATATTGCATTTCAACAAGACAAAAAATCAACTAAATAAAGCAATACCGATGAAGcaacaaaacaatttaaaactaaTAGATAAAGAAGTTGACTTTTCAAAGTTGGAGGACAAGGAAATCGGTTTTCTTGTGAACGAAAAACTAAACGcatcatttttaaaaaatatcaatacttatagaaaaaatcaaaaaacttcTTCACCTATAGACAGTGCTAGAGATAGAGAACAAAAAACTGCACGAATCAAATATTTCAGCGATTCCGCTAATCCATTGACCACGACAATGTtaccaaaaattaataaaaagacATTAGACGGAAGAACATCGCGTTTACGCGTTAGTCTGCCAAAAACCCTAGACATAAAAACAAATGATATATGTAACAAATCCCATATGTGGTATAAACATAACCACAGCAATAACAATTTAGATGCTACAACACCATTCCCAGCCACTTCAACTCCTACACAATTTAACATATCAAAAAGATCAAAAAAGCATGTATCTTACGGTCAAACTATTCTTAAAAAATCGCTAGAAACTCGTCATAAAGTATCGAAACGAAAAAAACTCGATGGTAATGTAAATATCAAGAGATATCGTGGATCGATAAAATTCAAAGATCATTTACATGATGATATAGTAGATTTCTGA
- the LOC110676428 gene encoding uncharacterized protein LOC110676428 isoform X1, with protein sequence MALTLSIKQSQNNLVQTYFLLLVVLAVLSSRISATISRDNYVVHSTNFNKTSVPVSLQPKTLNTVSAQLIPIVASNLKEKVKTLNTNIKSSVTQLNAAISNNVNVAVAHLHSSIANQINAGAGRFTTSSSQKLKTISDNISFPKNKPYISYSESLYNTGMSFAKSNPSKQHNPKYVSYLINKPKTKHKAFPLRANPNKYDAFMSDLGISGYTHFEKAVIRDLEKREEQKVEATIHTLFENPNIAIEKLPNLTHHSNFNLKDLQKVAASDLHIVSLQKDNNTNQILHFNKTKNQLNKAIPMKQQNNLKLIDKEVDFSKLEDKEIGFLVNEKLNASFLKNINTYRKNQKTSSPIDSARDREQKTARIKYFSDSANPLTTTMLPKINKKTLDGRTSRLRVSLPKTLDIKTNDICNKSHMWYKHNHSNNNLDATTPFPATSTPTQFNISKRSKKHVSYGQTILKKSLETRHKVSKRKKLDGNVNIKRYRGSIKFKDHLHDDIVDF encoded by the coding sequence ATCTGCAACCATCAGCCGGGATAATTATGTCGTtcattcaacaaatttcaataaaacatcGGTTCCAGTTTCTTTACAACCAAAGACATTGAACACTGTTTCAGCACAGTTAATACCAATTGTTGCAAGTAACCTGAAAGAAAAAGTTAAAACTTTAAACACTAATATTAAATCCAGTGTCACTCAACTCAATGCTGCGATATCAAATAACGTCAACGTAGCTGTAGCGCACCTTCATAGTTCTATTGCCAATCAAATAAATGCAGGAGCAGGTCGTTTCACAACTTCTTCATctcaaaaattaaagacaatCTCTGATAACATATCTTTTCCTAAAAATAAGCCTTACATATCATATTCAGAATCATTATATAATACAGGGATGTCTTTTGCAAAATCTAATCCTTCTAAACAACATAATCCAAAATATGTTTCGTACTTGATCAACAAAccgaaaacaaaacataaagCATTTCCTCTTAGGGCCAATCCAAATAAATACGATGCTTTTATGTCAGACTTAGGAATATCAGGATATACACATTTTGAAAAAGCTGTAATTCGGGATTTAGAAAAACGAGAAGAACAAAAAGTGGAAGCTACTATACACacattatttgaaaatccaaacatcgctattgaaaaattaccaaatttaaCCCATCATtcgaattttaatttgaaagatCTTCAAAAAGTTGCTGCATCTGATTTACATATAGTTAGTCTTCAGAAAGACAATAATACGAATCAAATATTGCATTTCAACAAGACAAAAAATCAACTAAATAAAGCAATACCGATGAAGcaacaaaacaatttaaaactaaTAGATAAAGAAGTTGACTTTTCAAAGTTGGAGGACAAGGAAATCGGTTTTCTTGTGAACGAAAAACTAAACGcatcatttttaaaaaatatcaatacttatagaaaaaatcaaaaaacttcTTCACCTATAGACAGTGCTAGAGATAGAGAACAAAAAACTGCACGAATCAAATATTTCAGCGATTCCGCTAATCCATTGACCACGACAATGTtaccaaaaattaataaaaagacATTAGACGGAAGAACATCGCGTTTACGCGTTAGTCTGCCAAAAACCCTAGACATAAAAACAAATGATATATGTAACAAATCCCATATGTGGTATAAACATAACCACAGCAATAACAATTTAGATGCTACAACACCATTCCCAGCCACTTCAACTCCTACACAATTTAACATATCAAAAAGATCAAAAAAGCATGTATCTTACGGTCAAACTATTCTTAAAAAATCGCTAGAAACTCGTCATAAAGTATCGAAACGAAAAAAACTCGATGGTAATGTAAATATCAAGAGATATCGTGGATCGATAAAATTCAAAGATCATTTACATGATGATATAGTAGATTTCTGA